A stretch of Saccharothrix texasensis DNA encodes these proteins:
- a CDS encoding cation diffusion facilitator family transporter gives MTGRTQGHGHGHGHGHGHRSADRVDTALESSRRGMRALVVSFVALLATAVVQAVLVLVTGSVALLGDTVHNVADALTSVPLAIAFVLGRRAASRRFTYGLGRAEDLAGVVIVLVIAASAVYAGYESVRGLLDPQPVRHLWVVAAAGVVGFLGNELVARYRMRVGRDIGSAALVADGLHARTDGFTSLAVVLGGVGVALGFPAADPLVGLGMTVAILFVLRDAAGEVFGRLLDAVDPASVELAERAAAQVEGVVRADRVRMRWTGHVLRAELAIGVDAGLSVEQGHRIAHEVEHHLKRAVPRLTAVTVHTEPATRVAGG, from the coding sequence GTGACCGGCAGAACGCAGGGACATGGCCACGGACACGGGCACGGGCACGGCCACCGCTCGGCGGACCGCGTGGACACCGCCCTGGAGAGCAGCAGGCGCGGGATGCGGGCGCTGGTCGTCTCGTTCGTCGCGCTGCTCGCCACCGCGGTCGTCCAAGCGGTGCTGGTGCTGGTCACCGGCTCGGTCGCGCTCCTGGGCGACACCGTCCACAACGTCGCCGACGCCCTCACCTCGGTCCCGCTGGCCATCGCGTTCGTGCTGGGCCGCCGGGCCGCGTCCCGCCGCTTCACCTACGGCCTGGGTCGCGCGGAAGACCTGGCCGGCGTCGTGATCGTGCTGGTGATCGCCGCCTCGGCGGTCTACGCGGGGTACGAGTCGGTGCGCGGCCTGCTCGACCCGCAGCCGGTGCGGCACCTGTGGGTCGTCGCGGCGGCCGGCGTGGTCGGGTTCCTCGGCAACGAGCTGGTCGCCCGCTACCGCATGCGGGTCGGCCGGGACATCGGCTCGGCGGCGCTGGTGGCCGACGGCCTGCACGCCCGCACCGACGGCTTCACCTCGCTGGCCGTCGTGCTGGGCGGCGTCGGCGTGGCCCTCGGCTTCCCCGCCGCCGACCCGCTCGTCGGCCTCGGCATGACGGTGGCCATCCTGTTCGTCCTGCGCGACGCGGCCGGCGAGGTCTTCGGCCGGCTGCTCGACGCGGTCGACCCGGCGTCGGTGGAGCTGGCCGAGCGAGCCGCCGCGCAGGTCGAGGGCGTGGTGCGGGCCGACCGGGTCCGCATGCGCTGGACGGGCCACGTGCTGCGGGCGGAGCTGGCGATCGGGGTCGACGCTGGGCTGAGCGTCGAGCAGGGCCACCGCATCGCGCACGAGGTCGAGCACCACCTCAAGCGCGCCGTCCCGCGCCTGACGGCCGTCACCGTGCACACCGAGCCCGCCACACGTGTCGCCGGCGGCTGA
- a CDS encoding ArsR/SmtB family transcription factor, translated as MHTALSDFDMPNDEQVHLAAESFRLLADPTRIKVLWALLQGESSVACLAELAGAAPTAVSQHLAKLRLAGLVKGRREGTFVYYSAANDHVKSLLAQALFHADHVDRGLPPADDAEQEVAHHKRRGH; from the coding sequence ATGCACACCGCGTTGTCGGACTTCGACATGCCCAACGACGAGCAGGTCCACCTGGCCGCCGAGTCGTTCCGCCTGCTGGCCGACCCGACCCGGATCAAGGTGCTGTGGGCGTTGTTGCAGGGCGAGTCGTCGGTGGCCTGCCTCGCCGAGCTGGCGGGCGCCGCGCCGACCGCGGTGAGCCAGCACCTGGCCAAGCTGCGCCTCGCGGGTCTGGTGAAGGGCCGCCGCGAAGGCACGTTCGTCTACTACTCCGCCGCCAACGACCACGTGAAGTCCCTCCTGGCGCAAGCGCTCTTCCACGCCGACCACGTCGACCGGGGCCTCCCGCCCGCCGACGACGCCGAGCAGGAAGTCGCGCACCACAAGCGCCGCGGGCACTGA
- a CDS encoding L-histidine N(alpha)-methyltransferase, with protein MTASDGRLVGDLARAIDESDFAWSLVLVGEDQRDKLAALTSDLLNKPSTSGDGKQITSGYAYWGIGPTIAWAHACADPFYLVMKQSLDSFTRRWGRVRGRVGEGFHHVSFGVGTGHKDRLVLEHLLERNPGLLYVPVDMSSEMLRLGTQEATHRVGLRGHRVVPVQLDFSIPDNLAELRELIHRLVGDEPVLYSLLGNTLANFDQDDELLANLTALARPQDLFLLEVATTEAVNDDLAQDAVEEYARSRAYREFVTSALLHNTDLTINVDAVQFRGAVEGDRALKVKVVYQNQTGGDIMMMLPDRNRVPFPDRDTIRLYLTRKYARKALDGIVREAGMRKVTGTHSDFGVPRSSQGFGMDLLLLAPGEPVPAPRADDDVADVIWGN; from the coding sequence GTGACGGCGAGCGACGGGCGGTTGGTCGGCGACCTGGCCAGGGCCATCGACGAGTCGGACTTCGCCTGGTCGCTGGTGCTCGTCGGCGAGGACCAGCGCGACAAGCTGGCCGCCCTGACCAGCGACCTGCTCAACAAGCCGTCGACCAGCGGCGACGGCAAGCAGATCACCTCCGGCTACGCCTACTGGGGCATCGGGCCGACGATCGCCTGGGCACACGCCTGCGCGGACCCCTTCTACCTGGTGATGAAGCAGAGCCTGGACTCGTTCACCCGCCGCTGGGGCCGGGTGCGCGGCCGGGTCGGCGAGGGGTTCCACCACGTCAGCTTCGGCGTCGGCACCGGCCACAAGGACCGACTGGTCCTGGAGCACCTGCTGGAGCGCAACCCGGGCCTGCTCTACGTGCCGGTCGACATGAGCTCGGAGATGCTGCGGCTCGGCACGCAGGAGGCCACGCACCGCGTCGGCCTGCGCGGGCACCGGGTGGTGCCGGTGCAGCTCGACTTCTCCATCCCCGACAACCTGGCCGAGCTGCGCGAGCTGATCCACCGGCTGGTCGGCGACGAACCGGTGCTGTACTCGCTGCTGGGCAACACGCTGGCGAACTTCGACCAGGACGACGAGCTGCTCGCGAACCTCACCGCGCTGGCCCGGCCGCAGGACCTGTTCCTGCTGGAGGTCGCCACCACCGAGGCGGTGAACGACGACCTGGCGCAGGACGCGGTCGAGGAGTACGCCCGCAGCCGCGCCTACCGCGAGTTCGTGACCAGCGCGCTGCTGCACAACACCGACCTGACGATCAACGTGGACGCGGTGCAGTTCCGCGGCGCGGTCGAGGGCGACCGGGCGTTGAAGGTGAAGGTCGTCTACCAGAACCAGACCGGCGGCGACATCATGATGATGCTGCCCGACCGCAACCGGGTGCCGTTCCCCGACCGGGACACCATCCGGCTCTACCTGACCCGCAAGTACGCGCGCAAGGCGTTGGACGGCATCGTGCGCGAGGCCGGGATGCGCAAGGTCACCGGCACGCACTCCGACTTCGGCGTGCCGCGCTCGTCGCAGGGCTTCGGCATGGACCTGCTGCTGCTCGCGCCCGGTGAGCCGGTGCCCGCGCCGAGGGCGGACGACGACGTGGCCGACGTCATCTGGGGGAACTGA
- a CDS encoding DUF6292 family protein, with translation MDWELDDDSAVRALLGYVSAVTRALGLSGECSYVQADGTRLNAYLALDGHLPGFADRDVALLWDEARGWAVAVEADSAEPPFVLARLRGPIRPDPAAVARWVDGLGLVIGDTELLAAS, from the coding sequence ATGGACTGGGAACTCGATGACGACAGCGCGGTGCGCGCGTTGCTGGGTTACGTCTCGGCGGTGACGCGGGCGCTCGGCCTCAGCGGCGAGTGCTCGTACGTGCAGGCCGACGGGACCCGTCTCAACGCCTACCTCGCGCTCGACGGCCACCTGCCCGGTTTCGCCGACCGGGACGTGGCGCTGCTGTGGGACGAGGCCCGCGGCTGGGCGGTCGCGGTGGAGGCCGACAGCGCCGAGCCGCCGTTCGTGCTGGCCAGGCTGCGCGGCCCGATCCGGCCCGACCCCGCCGCCGTCGCCCGTTGGGTCGACGGGCTCGGCCTCGTCATCGGCGACACCGAGCTGCTGGCCGCGAGCTGA
- a CDS encoding tannase/feruloyl esterase family alpha/beta hydrolase yields MEARVIRWGVLVGMVVALVAALAAAPAEQGATIRPEAECADLVGDFEIPGTRAHVTQAEPVARGHEAAHCAVLGYVEPEVRFQLKLPTTTYTGRYLQYGCGGFCGELVPPSFPDCGPDIGGVAVASTDDGHVGRGAVRSADGRPAAANQAARDDFAFRAPHVVSMAAKRVIEDFYGDPPAFSYFAGCSNGGREGLLLAQRYPHDFDGVIAGAPANYQSPLVLYQAWLARTNTGADGLPVLTADLLPLLHDAVMRHCDRVDGLVDGQIDDPRRCDYDPAPLGCAGGGGKCLTSRQLAVVRELYAGPRDADGRRLYPAGQERGSELAWEDWITPTTDARAATFSALLADNFLQHMGFPVGSPASSLADIEFTAEQFALLNVEGVRGNAMSLDLDEFRDAGGKLILWHGWSDQGVPPRALLDYYERLARRDGDLRSWARVFMVPGLYHCGGGGTLTSFDPVRELLAWVERGVAPDRVVATGRAGDAVRTRPVFPYPLTARYDGTGSIDDAANFVAAPPAEPTRDAVDWVGSYLHEKPGPVAP; encoded by the coding sequence ATGGAGGCGCGAGTGATCCGGTGGGGCGTGCTGGTCGGCATGGTGGTGGCCCTGGTCGCCGCTCTCGCCGCCGCACCCGCCGAGCAGGGCGCGACGATCCGGCCGGAGGCCGAGTGCGCGGACCTGGTGGGCGACTTCGAGATCCCCGGCACGCGCGCGCACGTGACGCAGGCGGAACCGGTGGCGCGGGGTCACGAGGCCGCCCACTGCGCCGTGCTCGGCTACGTCGAGCCGGAGGTCCGGTTCCAGCTGAAGCTGCCGACCACGACCTACACCGGCCGCTACCTCCAGTACGGCTGCGGCGGGTTCTGCGGCGAGCTCGTGCCGCCCTCGTTCCCCGACTGCGGCCCGGACATCGGCGGCGTCGCGGTCGCCTCCACCGACGACGGGCACGTCGGCCGCGGCGCGGTCCGGTCGGCCGACGGCAGGCCCGCCGCCGCGAACCAGGCCGCCCGCGACGACTTCGCGTTCCGCGCGCCGCACGTGGTGTCGATGGCCGCCAAGCGGGTCATCGAGGACTTCTACGGCGACCCGCCCGCGTTCTCCTACTTCGCCGGCTGCTCCAACGGCGGCCGGGAGGGGCTGCTGCTGGCCCAGCGCTACCCGCACGACTTCGACGGCGTCATCGCCGGCGCGCCCGCCAACTACCAGAGCCCGCTCGTGCTCTACCAGGCGTGGCTGGCCCGCACGAACACCGGCGCGGACGGCCTGCCGGTGCTCACCGCGGACCTGCTGCCCCTGCTGCACGACGCCGTGATGCGGCACTGCGACCGCGTCGACGGCCTGGTGGACGGCCAGATCGACGACCCCCGCCGCTGCGACTACGACCCCGCGCCGCTGGGGTGCGCCGGTGGCGGCGGCAAGTGCCTCACGTCCCGGCAGCTGGCCGTGGTGCGCGAGCTGTACGCGGGCCCGAGGGACGCCGACGGCAGGCGGCTCTACCCGGCCGGGCAGGAACGCGGCTCCGAGTTGGCGTGGGAGGACTGGATCACGCCGACCACCGACGCGCGCGCCGCCACGTTCTCCGCCCTGCTCGCGGACAACTTCCTCCAGCACATGGGCTTCCCGGTCGGCTCGCCCGCCTCGTCGCTGGCCGACATCGAGTTCACCGCCGAGCAGTTCGCCCTGCTCAACGTCGAGGGTGTGCGCGGCAACGCGATGAGCCTCGACCTGGACGAGTTCCGCGACGCGGGCGGCAAGCTGATCCTCTGGCACGGCTGGAGCGACCAGGGCGTCCCGCCGCGCGCCCTGCTCGACTACTACGAACGGCTGGCCCGGCGTGACGGCGACCTCCGGTCCTGGGCCAGGGTGTTCATGGTCCCCGGCCTGTACCACTGCGGCGGCGGCGGCACGCTGACCTCGTTCGACCCGGTCCGCGAGCTGCTGGCCTGGGTGGAGCGGGGGGTCGCGCCGGACCGGGTCGTCGCCACGGGCCGCGCCGGTGACGCGGTGCGCACCCGGCCGGTGTTCCCGTACCCGCTGACCGCCCGCTACGACGGCACCGGCAGCATCGACGACGCGGCGAACTTCGTGGCCGCCCCACCGGCGGAACCGACCCGTGACGCGGTCGACTGGGTGGGCTCCTACCTGCACGAAAAGCCTGGTCCGGTCGCTCCCTGA